The following proteins are co-located in the Spirosoma montaniterrae genome:
- a CDS encoding T9SS type A sorting domain-containing protein, with amino-acid sequence MRFISNDQRGCNSEPTTRTTLFVNVTARPVKPAVPASTVSLCQYQTSDPLSASVTASEASLVWYGTDATGGTGSANASRPATTNAGTFKYYVAQRVNDCEGERAEITVEVKKAPNAPTVLPEVVNCQKADGSNNITSLISVTASSADAVTKLYDEAGRPAQYVDRSLSSFVVPKPGFPSTTIYRVTQVLNGCESRSSEVRLIIKPKANVYAEPINVYSSVNSLWGKIEYCVGSQAKPIVEYGVKPLPANITLSVIKLSGDIDLETSTNSPTPKTDKAGTATLGFMTYLDGCPASLNPHNQLVVTIKPRPDKATASVKSLSWCQGQKAEPLNASATSGASLVWYGTSATGGKGSTVASTPETANAGTLNYYVAQQLNDCESERTSIEVVIKPTPAAPDASPVTACQQETAPVLRATGQNLLWYNSQEGGTGSVAAPVVSTSQASQNSYYVSQSLDGCESRRAVLPVTVYATPDLPKVEPAGPYCQYTQALPVVATGQNLKWYRDASGGASMGSTVTPDTKEPGSFTYYVSQSINGCEGGRSSFTVKITPAPTLPSAITAYSYCQKDAATALKATGNALTWYDASGKRSDTAPTPSTDTPGTVSYFVTQTVENCESGRVDIKITTKPTPGAPGTSAVTVCQNANAQTVTASGQNLLWYTTNTGGTGAGMAPTINTNQSGQTTYYVSQTLDGCEGPRATLTATVKPLPPAPGVTQRDICQFAKPEPVTATGVDLKWYNPEGNRFNETPIINTEKGAAFSYQVSQTVDGCEGPRATLSVNVLTTPTPIVPKTTLELCQGTTAQPLDATGTNLKWTDPSGATSANAPVPSTSTPTSNADGNVYYVTQTGNNGCESPRVVIRVFVQTTPSLAVGGSATTNLGLEVPLKLTFAGVGPYRYRLSAEITGTATKDTTILVLPERTTTYQVVEVTNRCGVGQALGSATITVLIPTIQTLASVSNSVCVGTSVAIDYTTTGSFNPGSIFKLQLAKVDSDSNRANFMDMANAIALNGRITGIMPTTVATGTYWVRVMATNPKIPIYGTISPTRLTVRPIATATLTGTQSIYEGETAKLSVALTGDAPWIFSYRDSSATGTGEIRSVQTDVNPYQFDVMPLRTTAYYLTGVSNVCGNNAINKNLIVITVSPLLGVDDPTLAESLSVYPVPATSALTVAVRGLSATQSAYAELLDASGRAILRTDIRRETTTLPLDQQAAGAYLLRIRVGDKTATKRVLKL; translated from the coding sequence ATGAGGTTTATCTCCAATGACCAGCGAGGATGCAATAGTGAACCGACAACACGAACAACTCTTTTCGTCAATGTTACGGCTCGACCTGTCAAACCAGCGGTTCCGGCAAGCACCGTTTCGCTGTGCCAGTATCAGACAAGTGACCCACTTAGCGCGTCGGTCACAGCAAGCGAAGCCTCGTTAGTATGGTATGGCACCGATGCAACGGGTGGCACCGGGTCGGCAAATGCGTCGCGCCCGGCAACTACTAACGCTGGAACGTTCAAATACTATGTGGCTCAGAGGGTTAACGATTGCGAAGGTGAACGGGCTGAAATTACGGTAGAAGTAAAAAAAGCACCCAATGCACCAACTGTGCTGCCTGAAGTTGTCAACTGTCAGAAGGCCGACGGGTCAAATAATATCACCAGTCTCATATCGGTAACGGCCAGTTCGGCAGATGCCGTTACAAAACTATACGACGAAGCTGGTCGCCCGGCTCAGTATGTTGATCGGTCGCTTAGCTCGTTTGTAGTTCCCAAGCCCGGTTTTCCCAGCACAACCATTTACCGGGTTACGCAGGTGTTGAATGGCTGCGAAAGCCGAAGCAGCGAAGTTAGGTTGATTATTAAGCCTAAAGCCAACGTTTATGCCGAACCGATTAATGTGTATAGTAGTGTGAATAGTCTTTGGGGTAAGATCGAATACTGCGTGGGTAGTCAGGCAAAGCCAATTGTTGAGTATGGCGTAAAGCCGCTACCAGCCAATATCACGTTGAGTGTAATTAAACTGTCAGGCGATATTGATCTGGAGACCTCTACTAATTCTCCAACTCCGAAAACTGATAAGGCAGGCACGGCTACTTTAGGGTTCATGACCTATTTAGACGGTTGCCCAGCCAGCTTAAATCCACATAATCAGTTGGTTGTTACGATAAAACCACGACCTGATAAAGCTACCGCTTCCGTAAAATCGCTCTCGTGGTGTCAGGGACAAAAAGCTGAACCGCTGAATGCGTCGGCAACCAGCGGGGCGTCATTGGTTTGGTATGGCACGAGTGCAACGGGCGGTAAAGGTTCAACTGTGGCATCGACACCCGAAACCGCTAATGCCGGAACACTCAACTACTATGTAGCCCAGCAACTAAACGATTGCGAAAGTGAGCGAACGTCTATCGAGGTTGTCATTAAACCCACGCCAGCCGCTCCCGACGCATCGCCCGTAACGGCTTGCCAGCAGGAAACGGCTCCGGTGTTGCGGGCAACGGGCCAAAACCTGCTTTGGTACAACAGCCAGGAGGGTGGCACTGGCTCGGTTGCGGCTCCCGTCGTCAGTACGTCACAGGCCAGCCAGAACAGCTATTACGTCAGTCAGTCGTTAGATGGCTGTGAGAGTCGACGGGCGGTTTTGCCCGTGACGGTCTATGCAACGCCTGATTTGCCGAAAGTTGAACCGGCTGGGCCATATTGCCAGTATACGCAGGCTCTGCCGGTTGTGGCTACCGGGCAGAACCTAAAATGGTATCGTGATGCATCGGGGGGAGCATCGATGGGAAGTACCGTTACGCCCGATACAAAAGAGCCGGGCAGTTTTACATATTATGTTAGCCAGAGCATCAACGGCTGCGAGGGCGGGCGGAGTAGCTTTACCGTGAAAATAACTCCTGCGCCTACTTTGCCCAGTGCCATTACGGCTTACAGCTACTGCCAGAAAGACGCTGCTACCGCGCTGAAAGCCACGGGTAATGCGTTGACATGGTATGATGCAAGCGGAAAACGCAGCGATACAGCCCCGACTCCTTCGACCGACACGCCCGGTACGGTAAGTTATTTCGTGACCCAAACCGTTGAGAATTGTGAAAGTGGGCGCGTCGACATTAAAATTACTACGAAGCCCACCCCCGGTGCACCGGGAACTTCGGCAGTGACAGTTTGCCAAAACGCAAATGCACAAACAGTAACTGCATCGGGGCAGAACTTGCTTTGGTACACCACCAACACGGGCGGAACGGGAGCGGGTATGGCCCCTACTATTAATACAAACCAGTCAGGCCAGACTACTTATTACGTGAGCCAAACGCTCGACGGCTGCGAAGGGCCACGCGCTACGCTCACTGCCACGGTGAAACCATTGCCGCCTGCGCCGGGTGTTACACAACGCGATATTTGCCAGTTCGCCAAACCTGAGCCAGTAACGGCTACCGGAGTCGATCTCAAATGGTACAACCCGGAGGGAAATCGATTTAACGAAACGCCCATCATCAACACCGAAAAAGGAGCTGCCTTTAGCTATCAGGTGTCGCAAACGGTTGATGGTTGCGAGGGGCCACGCGCAACGCTGTCGGTCAATGTGCTGACCACGCCCACGCCAATCGTGCCGAAGACCACCCTCGAATTATGCCAGGGTACTACGGCCCAACCACTTGACGCCACAGGTACGAATCTGAAATGGACCGACCCGAGCGGAGCCACATCAGCCAATGCGCCCGTACCATCTACATCAACGCCTACCTCGAATGCAGATGGGAATGTGTATTACGTCACGCAAACCGGGAACAACGGCTGCGAAAGCCCACGGGTTGTCATTCGGGTTTTTGTGCAAACGACGCCGTCGCTTGCTGTTGGCGGAAGCGCAACAACTAATCTGGGGCTGGAAGTACCCCTAAAACTGACCTTTGCTGGTGTCGGTCCTTACCGTTATCGGCTATCTGCGGAAATTACCGGAACGGCTACCAAAGACACAACGATTTTGGTTTTGCCCGAACGCACAACGACCTATCAGGTTGTGGAAGTAACAAACCGGTGTGGAGTAGGGCAAGCGTTAGGTAGTGCTACCATAACGGTGTTGATACCTACGATTCAAACGCTGGCTTCGGTGTCGAACTCAGTTTGTGTTGGAACCAGTGTAGCAATCGACTATACCACTACCGGGTCGTTTAATCCGGGCAGTATTTTCAAATTGCAATTAGCTAAAGTTGATTCTGATTCAAATAGGGCCAATTTTATGGATATGGCAAATGCTATTGCATTAAACGGGCGGATAACGGGCATAATGCCAACAACAGTAGCGACCGGAACGTACTGGGTTCGGGTCATGGCAACCAACCCGAAAATTCCGATTTATGGTACTATAAGCCCAACCCGCCTGACTGTCAGACCGATTGCTACAGCTACCTTAACAGGTACGCAGTCAATTTACGAAGGCGAAACGGCCAAACTATCCGTTGCACTAACGGGCGATGCGCCCTGGATATTTTCTTACCGCGATAGTTCGGCTACGGGAACAGGCGAAATTCGCTCGGTTCAGACCGACGTAAACCCCTACCAGTTTGACGTGATGCCGCTAAGGACCACAGCCTACTATCTGACAGGCGTAAGCAATGTCTGCGGCAACAACGCTATCAATAAAAACTTGATTGTGATCACTGTATCGCCGTTGCTGGGCGTTGACGACCCAACACTGGCCGAAAGCCTTTCGGTTTATCCAGTGCCAGCCACCTCGGCACTGACCGTAGCGGTGCGTGGGCTTTCGGCTACGCAGTCGGCTTATGCAGAACTGCTTGACGCCAGTGGGCGGGCGATTTTGCGGACAGACATCCGGCGCGAAACAACTACGTTGCCGCTCGATCAGCAAGCAGCAGGAGCGTACCTGCTTCGCATCCGGGTAGGCGATAAAACAGCTACTAAACGCGTCCTCAAACTCTAA
- a CDS encoding DUF1624 domain-containing protein — protein sequence MNRIQSIDVTRSLVMVVMALDHVRDLLHTPAMTQDPTDLATTTPALFLTRWITHLCAPTFVFLSGTSAYLSLQKRNGKTTRWFLLKRGLVLILLELTVINFAFWFDIQFRTILLQVIFAIGGGLVLLSVISKLPVWWVAILGVIIVAGHGLLPPAPFTDPVARFGWSLLFGVNLFAVSPALTVVVSYPLIPWLGIMLLGYALGPVFYQDSETRQKVLWYLGGIFLALFAMLRLQNSYGDPKRWAVQTDTVFTMLSLLNVSKYPPSLLYTLLMLGLALLVLAAAERSRNALTQWLIVYGKVPMFYYILHWYAVHLLMLAMVFLQGYTGADIPSGPLNFGRPSGAGISLGGVYLVWAGLVLALYPLCRWYGRYKAAHPEIGWLRYV from the coding sequence ATGAACCGCATCCAGAGTATCGACGTCACGCGTAGCTTAGTAATGGTCGTTATGGCCCTCGACCACGTGCGCGACCTGCTGCATACGCCCGCTATGACGCAGGACCCTACCGACCTTGCCACTACCACGCCCGCCCTGTTTCTGACGCGCTGGATTACGCACCTCTGCGCCCCCACGTTCGTGTTTTTATCGGGAACGTCGGCTTACCTGTCGTTGCAGAAACGAAATGGCAAAACAACCCGGTGGTTTCTGCTGAAAAGGGGGCTGGTGCTTATTCTGCTGGAATTGACCGTCATCAACTTTGCATTCTGGTTCGATATTCAGTTTCGTACCATTCTATTGCAGGTCATTTTTGCCATTGGGGGCGGGCTGGTACTGTTGTCGGTCATATCGAAACTGCCCGTCTGGTGGGTGGCTATACTCGGCGTTATCATCGTGGCCGGGCATGGCCTATTGCCTCCGGCCCCGTTTACCGACCCGGTGGCGCGTTTCGGCTGGTCGTTACTCTTTGGCGTAAACCTCTTTGCGGTTAGCCCGGCCCTGACGGTGGTCGTTAGTTATCCGCTGATTCCCTGGCTGGGAATTATGCTGTTGGGCTATGCGCTTGGCCCTGTTTTTTATCAGGATTCCGAAACGCGCCAAAAAGTCTTATGGTATTTGGGCGGGATTTTCCTGGCTCTGTTTGCTATGCTCCGGCTACAGAACAGTTACGGCGATCCGAAACGCTGGGCCGTTCAGACAGACACGGTGTTTACCATGCTGTCTCTCCTGAACGTAAGTAAATATCCGCCTTCGCTGCTGTACACGCTGCTGATGCTGGGGCTTGCATTACTGGTGCTGGCAGCGGCAGAGCGGAGCCGTAACGCGTTGACGCAGTGGTTGATAGTGTATGGGAAAGTGCCAATGTTTTATTACATTCTGCACTGGTACGCTGTGCATCTGCTCATGCTGGCAATGGTTTTTTTACAAGGCTACACCGGGGCCGACATCCCCAGCGGCCCGCTCAACTTTGGTCGACCGTCGGGTGCGGGTATTTCGCTGGGCGGGGTGTATCTGGTCTGGGCGGGGTTAGTGCTGGCTCTGTATCCGCTCTGCCGCTGGTATGGCCGCTACAAAGCCGCCCACCCCGAAATTGGCTGGCTGCGGTATGTGTGA
- a CDS encoding 3-keto-disaccharide hydrolase, whose translation MNTDCFKILFTLTCCFWATLSVMAQPDKREWEPLFNGKDLTGWDIKIAGQPLNDNYKNTFRVENGILRIRYDEYDKFDGKYGHLYYNKPFSHYIVRFTYRFVGDQTKGGAPWNVRNSGVMVHSQSAQSLSMKQDFPVSLEVQLLGGLGKGARHTGNLCTPGTQVFMDGKLNSNHCIDSDSKTYDGDQWVTAEAIVLGDSVVHHVVEGDTVLTYQRPEVGGGFVSAIYGWKQAGVDNADYWMSRQNTPLGEGYIALQAESHPIDFRRVEILNLKGCTDPKALNYKSYYVKSDTTQCWYKK comes from the coding sequence ATGAACACGGATTGTTTTAAAATCCTGTTTACACTAACCTGCTGCTTCTGGGCCACGTTGTCAGTAATGGCGCAACCCGACAAGCGCGAGTGGGAGCCGCTTTTCAATGGTAAAGACCTGACGGGCTGGGACATTAAAATTGCCGGACAACCGCTCAACGACAACTACAAAAACACGTTCCGGGTCGAAAACGGTATCCTGCGGATTCGGTATGACGAGTACGACAAGTTTGATGGTAAATACGGGCATCTGTATTACAACAAACCCTTTTCGCACTACATCGTCCGGTTCACCTATCGTTTCGTGGGCGATCAAACTAAAGGCGGGGCACCCTGGAACGTGCGAAATAGTGGCGTGATGGTGCATTCGCAGTCGGCGCAGAGTTTATCGATGAAGCAGGATTTTCCGGTGTCGCTGGAGGTGCAGTTGCTGGGCGGACTGGGCAAGGGAGCACGGCACACGGGTAATCTCTGCACCCCCGGTACGCAGGTCTTTATGGATGGCAAACTAAACTCGAATCACTGCATCGACTCCGACTCAAAAACCTACGACGGCGACCAATGGGTAACTGCCGAAGCCATCGTTCTGGGCGACTCGGTGGTGCATCACGTCGTGGAGGGCGATACGGTGCTGACCTATCAGCGGCCCGAAGTGGGCGGGGGCTTTGTGAGTGCCATTTATGGCTGGAAACAGGCCGGTGTCGATAACGCCGATTACTGGATGAGCCGCCAGAATACGCCACTGGGCGAAGGCTACATCGCGCTTCAGGCCGAGAGCCACCCGATTGATTTCCGGCGCGTCGAAATCCTGAATCTGAAAGGCTGTACCGACCCTAAAGCGTTGAATTACAAGTCGTACTACGTAAAGTCAGATACTACGCAATGCTGGTATAAAAAATGA
- a CDS encoding Kelch repeat-containing protein produces the protein MKRTILPLFILLTTIAQAQTWQPVQTQNTCDVRHENAAALVGDSLYAIGGRGMKPLEALNLKTLVWQRLPSPPVEMNHFQAVTYNGEIYVMGAFQGKYPHETALPNIHMYSPRQGKWRTGPTIPTERLRGSAGVVVRQNKIYMVCGIIDGHYDGHVAWFDEYDPKTNAWKRLPDAPRTRDHISATLVGDKLVLAGGRNSTARIGKVLETTIAEVDVYDFKTGRWETLPATSNIPTQRAGATAVTLNGKAYVIGGETVQLKAHNEAEIFDPATNRWTAGPTLQQGRHGTQAVVYDRKIYIVAGSANHGGGPELNTVEVLK, from the coding sequence ATGAAACGCACGATCCTTCCTCTTTTTATCCTACTAACCACTATCGCCCAGGCCCAAACGTGGCAGCCCGTACAGACGCAGAATACCTGCGACGTTCGGCACGAGAACGCAGCCGCGCTGGTCGGCGATAGCCTTTACGCCATTGGTGGGCGGGGTATGAAGCCGCTCGAAGCCCTGAACCTGAAGACGCTGGTCTGGCAACGTCTGCCCTCGCCCCCCGTCGAAATGAATCACTTTCAGGCGGTTACGTATAACGGCGAGATTTATGTGATGGGCGCGTTTCAGGGTAAGTACCCGCACGAAACAGCCCTGCCAAACATCCACATGTATAGCCCGCGTCAGGGAAAGTGGCGCACAGGACCGACGATTCCGACCGAGCGGCTGCGTGGGTCGGCGGGCGTGGTGGTCCGGCAGAACAAAATCTACATGGTCTGCGGCATTATCGACGGACATTACGATGGACATGTAGCGTGGTTCGATGAATATGACCCCAAAACCAATGCGTGGAAACGCCTGCCCGACGCGCCCCGCACCCGCGACCACATCAGCGCGACCCTTGTTGGCGATAAACTTGTTCTGGCTGGTGGTCGTAACTCCACGGCCCGTATCGGTAAGGTGCTCGAAACCACTATTGCCGAAGTAGATGTCTATGATTTCAAAACAGGCCGGTGGGAAACGCTGCCCGCAACGTCGAACATACCCACGCAACGTGCCGGGGCTACAGCCGTAACGCTGAACGGCAAAGCCTACGTCATTGGGGGCGAGACGGTGCAACTCAAAGCCCATAACGAAGCCGAAATCTTCGACCCTGCGACCAACCGCTGGACCGCCGGTCCTACGCTGCAACAGGGCCGACACGGTACACAGGCGGTAGTTTATGACCGCAAAATCTATATCGTGGCCGGATCGGCTAATCATGGGGGCGGGCCGGAACTGAACACGGTGGAAGTGCTGAAATAA
- a CDS encoding Lrp/AsnC family transcriptional regulator, translating into MEILDKTDRQILRLLQEDAQLTIQEIGQRINLSKTPVHERIKRLEREGIIERYVTIIDRKKLGNLLTVYCQVTLDKQTRDSFADFDAAIRELPEVLECNRVSGTFDYLLKIVSRDMETYNRFYQERLSVIPSALHISSFFVMAEIKNTTVVPVE; encoded by the coding sequence ATGGAGATTTTAGACAAAACCGACCGGCAGATTCTGCGGCTATTGCAGGAGGATGCACAACTAACCATTCAGGAAATCGGGCAGCGGATCAACCTCTCGAAAACGCCCGTGCATGAGCGCATCAAACGACTCGAACGCGAAGGGATTATCGAACGATACGTAACAATTATCGACAGGAAAAAGCTGGGCAATCTGCTTACGGTATATTGCCAGGTGACGCTCGACAAACAAACCCGCGATTCGTTTGCCGACTTCGATGCGGCCATCCGCGAACTGCCCGAAGTACTCGAATGCAACCGGGTATCCGGCACGTTCGACTACCTGCTCAAGATTGTAAGCCGCGACATGGAAACCTACAACCGCTTTTATCAGGAGCGGCTATCGGTTATTCCGAGTGCGCTGCATATCAGCAGTTTCTTTGTCATGGCCGAGATAAAAAATACGACGGTTGTGCCGGTGGAGTGA
- the ald gene encoding alanine dehydrogenase, with the protein MVIGVPKEIKNNENRVALTPAGVTELRKYGHTVYVQVNAGEDSGFDDEEYIAAGAIMLPTIEDVYGIAEMIMKVKEPIAPEYDLIKENQLLFTYFHFASSEELTRAMLAKGAVCLAYETVERPDRSLPLLVPMSEVAGRMAIQEGAKYLEKPLKGRGILLGGVPGVKPANVLVLGGGIVGTQAAKMAAGLGAHVTIMDVSLPRLRYLSDIMPPNVQTMMSNEYNIREMIRVCDLIVGAVLIPGAKAPHLITREMLKLMRPGTVLVDVAVDQGGCIETCRPTTHENPTYIIDGIVHYCVANMPGAVPYTSTVALTNATLPYALQLANKGWQQACRDNNDLKLGLNVVDGKVVYKGVADAFGLPLTSVEEILREEEVDA; encoded by the coding sequence ATGGTTATTGGTGTTCCGAAAGAAATTAAAAATAACGAAAACCGCGTAGCCCTCACCCCGGCAGGCGTTACCGAACTGCGTAAATACGGCCACACGGTTTACGTGCAGGTCAACGCGGGTGAAGACAGTGGTTTTGACGATGAAGAATACATTGCCGCCGGTGCTATCATGCTCCCCACCATCGAAGACGTCTACGGCATTGCCGAGATGATTATGAAGGTGAAGGAGCCAATCGCGCCTGAATACGATCTGATCAAGGAAAATCAACTGCTGTTTACGTATTTCCACTTTGCCTCGTCGGAAGAACTGACGCGGGCCATGCTGGCGAAAGGAGCCGTTTGTTTGGCTTACGAAACCGTAGAACGGCCCGACCGTAGTTTGCCGCTGCTGGTGCCGATGTCGGAAGTGGCTGGCCGCATGGCAATTCAGGAAGGTGCTAAATACCTCGAAAAACCGCTGAAAGGCCGGGGTATTCTGCTGGGTGGCGTACCGGGCGTAAAACCCGCCAATGTGCTGGTCCTGGGCGGGGGCATTGTCGGTACGCAGGCCGCTAAGATGGCCGCCGGGCTGGGCGCACACGTCACGATTATGGACGTTAGCCTGCCGCGTCTGCGCTATCTGTCGGATATTATGCCGCCGAACGTGCAGACCATGATGTCGAACGAATATAACATCCGCGAGATGATTCGGGTATGCGACCTGATTGTCGGTGCTGTACTGATTCCGGGTGCTAAAGCTCCGCACCTCATCACCCGCGAGATGCTCAAGCTGATGCGTCCCGGTACGGTGCTGGTCGACGTGGCTGTAGATCAGGGTGGCTGCATCGAAACCTGCCGACCCACTACCCACGAAAATCCAACGTATATTATCGACGGCATTGTGCATTACTGCGTGGCTAACATGCCGGGTGCAGTACCCTACACCAGCACGGTAGCCCTGACGAACGCAACCCTGCCCTACGCGCTGCAATTAGCTAACAAAGGCTGGCAACAAGCCTGCCGCGACAATAACGACCTGAAACTGGGCCTGAATGTAGTTGATGGTAAAGTGGTCTACAAAGGCGTTGCCGACGCATTCGGTCTGCCGCTGACGTCAGTAGAAGAGATTCTGCGTGAAGAAGAAGTAGACGCTTAA